CACGCAGTAGGTCAAGAGCAGTTAGGGCACCCAATTCACCTAAACCTAAAATGCCCACGTTAAGGTCCTTAATACGCTTATAAGCTCTAGGTTTCCAAAGATTGTCCACTTGTTGAAGCTTATAGGTATTGAGGTTTTTTAAATGCGCTAGTATAACGGCCAACACATGCTCGGACATGTCACTAGCCAGATAGGGGTCTACTACACGTGTGATAGGTATATGCTTTGGCGCAGTGCTATCCTCAAAAATATAATCTACCCCAGCTCCTGCGGAAGCAATGCACTTTAGATTTGGATAACCGGTCAGACTCCCTTCTGGATGTTTCCAGATTAAGGCCATTACAATATCCTCCTTAGGATGTTCCTCCAAATAACTATAGACCTTAAGTTCTGGATTGGCACGTAAAAGCGCACTTTTCCAGAGTTCAATTTTTCCGTCCTGTCTAATGATCACTATTGCCATCTAATCTACTATATCTAAGGCTTTGGAGAAACCTTCCTCGTAAAGCCAGTTCTTATCTTGGGTTATGGTATATATTTTTACGATTCGCTCTTTAAAATTTGGAATCAAGCCCTGTAATGTGGTGTATTGAATTAGTTCTGTGAACGAGTTGAGCATGCTTTTGTAAAAAGCATCGGGAACATTACGTTCTTCCTCAAAAGTTTGAGCAATTTCCAGATTAAAACACATAACATCAGCAATGAGATGCGGTTCCATCCCTAGTTTAAGAAAATGCTTAATGTATTTTTGCGCCACGGAGCGCCTGGCTTTGGGCCTTCTACGTTTAAGTGGAAAATACTCATTGGAAATTTTTGCCTTAGCTTCCTGCACCAGTTTTTCTTCTTTAGGATTAAAAACAAAATCGTAATACGTCTTTACCTCGGGAAACCTGTTGTACAAATCTAGGAGCTGTTCTTCTAAAGCTGATTTAGATAACTGGGATAAGTACGTTTTTAAAGCTCGCTTACTCATACTGCAAAGGGTTGTTTCAAAAATACACCATGTACAATCAAAATCCCTAAATGCCCACTATTTTTATGCTACGCTCATAAATAATGTAAAAGAAAGTAGTGAAGTCTTTGGAAAAGAGGGAATAAAAATGTATTATGTAATCTTGTAGAACTCCTAAAACAAACTTTCATATATGAGGCAACTAAAGATTATCAAGCAGGTAACCAATCGCGAATCAAAATCATTGGACAAGTACTTGCAAGATATCAGTAAGATAGATTTGATTACCGCAAATGAAGAAGTAGAATTAGCCCAGAGGATACGTGAGGGCGACCAGATTGCCTTGGAAAAGTTGACCACTGCCAATTTAAGGTTTGTTGTATCCGTAGCAAAACAATATCAGAATCAAGGATTAAAATTACCGGATTTAATTAACGAAGGAAATTTAGGTTTGGTCAAGGCAGCCAAACGTTTTGATGAAACACGTGGATTTAAGTTCATTTCTTACGCCGTATGGTGGATCAGACAATCCATTTTGCAGGCTTTGGCCGAGCAGTCAAGGGTAGTTCGTTTACCATTGAACAAAATTGGCTCAATAAACAAGATCAAGAAGACTTTTTCTTACTTGGAACAAACTCATGAGCGACCCCCTTCTGCGGAAGAAATTGCCAAAGAATTGGAGATGACCGTGACGGAAGTAAAGCAGTCGCTTAAAAACTCGGGAAGACACGTATCTATGGATGCACCTCTTCGTGAGGGCGAAGATTCGAACTTATACGATGTGTTACGTTCTGGAGAGTCACCAAGACCGGACAATCATTTATTGCAACAATCCCTGAATACAGAGATCAATAGAGCTTTAGAAACCTTGTCACCCAGAGAAGCGGATGTAGTAAAACTCTATTATGGCATTGGAGATCAACAATCCATGACCTTAGCGGAGATTGGACAAACGTTTGACTTAACCAGAGAGCGAGTTCGTCAAATTCGTGAAAAGGCCATTCGGAAACTGCGTCACAATTCTAGGAGTAAATTATTAAAGACCTATTTAGGATAGTATTGTAATACTTATTTATACAAACAAAAAAACGCCCGTAGCTTATACGGGCGTTTTTTTATTATTCACTAAGGGATTAGGAATACGTAAGCTTACTGATATTGATATCAACAAGTATGCTGTTTAAATCTTGAATAAAATTCTGATAGGACGTGTTGTCCTGATTTTGATGTGCCATGTTCGTAGGTTTTTTGGGATTCGTTCAATAGGTCTAGACTACATATAGTCCAATTCCGTTAATTCGTTAAGACTTAAGATTTCGTTTAGGTCTTGAAGAAACACTAAGTATTCTTCACCGTAGGTATCGTAAAGCATTTATTAGGGATTAATTAATATTTTGATTTGGGTACTCATAAATTACATTGTAAATATATCTAGAAGCTTCACTTTCCACAACAAAATGTGGTGTACTCATTTATTTTTGTTGTAAACTAAGCCAAATACTAGGTGAATGTTAAAAATCCTTTAAAACAAGAACTAAAATGTCCAATAATGGGATGTTATTAGTCGGATTTATTGGTATTTCATCGAAACTTTACTTGGTAGGAGATACCTGCCGTAACGGAAAGAAAAAGTTCTCCAGAGCTAAATGCCAGTTCTTGACGGTTTACGCCAAGGTTAGCTTTATAGAGGTTGGTGCCCTTTGTATTGGTAAATTGATATTCCAAACGTAATCGTTGCGCTTCTAGATATAAGAGCGTTTCTGCCAGCAGTTCACCATCCACAACAAATTGATTTAATTCCGTATCAAAGCCATAGACCAGATTTAGTCCCAGGAAATTATTTCCGTCTTTCAGGTAGCGTCTCACCAATACATTTCCAGAAACTCCAATACCTTTTCTACTATCCGGAACCACGTATGGTCTAAAGACCGCATAATAATTACCACGATATATACCAAACGTGCCCGTAAGTATGGTGGCATCATCATTTTCAAAGGAAAGATGTCTAAAGCCTACGGAAACCTCCATGGCCTTTGGCAATTCTTTGAGTACCTCCCCTCCTATGCGATGTCTGGGAAATATAGCAGAAGTGGAAAATCCATAATTCAAATAGCCACTTAAAGTCTTGGAGAAGGTAGGATAAGCATCTACCTCTGCTTGTATCCCGTTAATATTAAATCGACGGTTAAACGTAAGCCGTGGAATTAAAACGCCCCAGTTAGCTTCTTTTTTGTATTCCAAGCTACCGTAATACATGGCATCCAGTTCGGCATCAAATACTTCGCTTTGGGTAGACAAGGTTATGGATTGCTTATTGGTATCTTCATTTTTTGTAGCCTTAAGTACATTTTGAAGCAGTTGTTGCTCTTCAATTTGTTGAATAATATCTGTCTTAAGTTTTAAAATATCGGCATCATCGGTTAAGAACAGTAAGGCCTTGTTGGTCATACCTAAGGCAATATTCAGGTTTTTGGCATATTGCTCGTTCTTAATGGCACCAATCCACACCTCCTTATTTTTTCGTTCTTCACTTGTAATACGATTGAATTGAAGACGTGCCTTATCATATTCATTATCCCAACTATAGGTTTTGGCCAAAAGGCAGCGCACATCCGTATAATCGGGATATTTGCTAAGTATTTGTTTTAAGGTGTCCCGCGCAGTACCTCTATCACCTGCAAAAGCTAAGTCCCTTGCCACAAAGTAAGAAGCATCAGGGTCGCCATTGTACGCTATATCTTGTGCACTTGTGAAGTGTACCCAACATAAAATGGTGATTATTGTAATAAGATATTTTACTAAGTTCATTATTTCTTTGGAGCTAGCGCAGTACTTTGATTTATTCCTTTAGTTTCATTTTCAAGCTTGGCCGCCTGAACACGTTGTATAGATCTTTTAATTTTTTCTGCTAGCAATATGCTGTTTATATGATTTTCGCGCGCCAATTCCTTGATTTTATAAACTTCAGAATTATTATCAGACCAATAAAGTGCATCCATCAGGGCAAGGTATCCATCCTCGTATTCGGGGTATTTCTCCACCACTTTGCTTAGTGTTTTGATGGCATTATCATACTCTTGCTTCCAAGAGTAAACGCGTCCCATGAGTATTTCCGTATCCGCATGGCGTGGAATTTTTGATAAAATATAATCGCAGAGTAATAATGACCTGTCGTAATCCTTACTAATGGCCAATTTCCTCGCCGTTCTATAGGCATTGTCAAAATCCTTTCCATTGAATACACTTTGAATCCAAATCATGTCCACTTTACTGAATTTAGGCTTCCTGTCATTAACAAGAGCTAATTCTTTGGGGATAAGTTTATTGTTCTCGGCGATGTAGTTATTCACGGATTTGAAGTAATCAAAATGGCCCACTACCTTTTTAATTATTTCCTCATCTTTGGCGTCTAAAAGATTCAAGTCTTTATCCAAAGCGTACACATCACCATCGGTTATAAAATGATTATGACTAAGGTAATCGGTAATATTATGCGCATTTCGTAACAAAGGAATTTGTTTCTGGTCAGTCTTGGGCTCTAGCACATCTTTGCCCAACCAAGCATTGGCATTAGGGACTTGAATAGGGTATGTCTCCCTTAGAGCAGAAATTATACTGGGTGCAATATCTGCATGAGAGGCCAAAGTGGCAAACCGTTCTGTAGCATTGAGTAAAGGACTATGGATAATAAGGGGAACCCTGTATTTGTCCAAAGTGGTCAGCTGCGGCAAACCCGCTGTCTGGTGTGTTCCCGTAATAATATATATGGTATTTTGGTATGTTGAAGTCTTAGCTTCCTGTGCTAAAAATTGTTGGATGGCTTCATCCGTATATAGAAAACTAGCGAACAAAGCTTCGTTGTTTTCGATAACCCTATGGGACCTGTGCGAGAATTCGTAGTTGGCGAGTAGCTCTTCTACTTTTTCTATATACCTATCACGTTGTGGTATTTGATAGGGTTCCTTAGAACTCAAGGTCAGAAAAACGTCAAGTTTGGGCTCGGTTGCGGTAGTTTTAAGCTGTTCATATTTCTGGAACAACACCTTATCCGGATAGCCAAGTGTGATACCCGCCGCATCTTCTTCCTGTAAATCGTATTGCGAACCGAAGGCCTTTTTATCCAAAATGGAACTGACGTTCTCCTCATCCAAAAACTTATCATAGTAATGTAAGGCACTATTACCTCCATAATTAAAGGAAGTTTCATAGCCATTACGACCAAGAATGCTATACATTGTATTTCTATTGGTAAATTTTGAAATATGGGTAAAACCCTGATTACCGAAAGGTAAGGAACCAATAATGGTGGGTAAGGCAGCGTGACTCTCGCCAGTGTTACTTAAGAAATTGGTCCAGACCAGCGATTTTTTCTGCAGTTCCTGTAAGAAAGGCATAAACGCCTTGAAGTCTTGATCTTCATTCGTCAAGCTTGCACCCAAACCTTCTACGATAAGAATTTTTATGGTTGGCTTTTCGGCCTTGAAATTAAAATAGGCACCCAATTCGGTTTTATAGTCGTCCTGCTTAAGTAAAGGGTATTCCTTCTCCCCTTCGTAGGTATTAAAATTCAGTGCCTGTTGCCAGACATGCTCGAGTAAGTACTGGGTTTTGTTTTCATTAATCGGTTTTCTGTCCGAATATAAGGTCGCCAAAAACATACTGAACAAGATTATCGTAAAAGGATACATTCTGCTAATTACCGTATAGAACGAAGCGATGTACTTATGTATGAAATGACAAGCTGTAATGGTCACAGCAATGGCACCAATAGCACGAATCCACGAAAAACGAGAAGCACTTGCCTCATTAATGGCCATAAAATTAGCACCTAAGGCCTCGTAGTTACTAATATAATACGTAACCAATATCGCCTCTACTATGAGTAACATCGTTAGTATGAGCTTTATGAATCGAAATCCCAGATCGGGTTTTTGATTCTCTGTAAGATTAAAAACAAAGGCTAAAAGGAGCGCAGCTACGGCAGTAAAACCCAAGTGGTGTAATAAATGGATGAACAGGCTCTTATTCACAATACTATCCAGTACACCTGAGAAATACAACATGGTATTCTGGTAAATGGACAGAAGTGCCAAGCCCACAAAGAAGGTAATCACTAAAGGAATATAGTCCTTTAATGTTCTTTGCGCTTTTACCGGTATGTCCGTATCTAACTGATGCATTTTACGTTGCTTTGGCAAATCCTTTTCTTACTTGGGAACCCCAACCAGATTTTACCTTGAATAATTTTTTATAGTTGCCCCTGATAGCGGCCCAAACCACAATAGGGTGAAATGTTATAGGCTCTATAATAGCACAGAACATGAGAATTAAAATATCCTTTGTTTTTTTATACTCATTGTAGGAGTATGTATCCCACAGAATGGCATAGAAAGAGAACATTACCGAAAAGATGTAAACAGTGGCCGTAATGGCGATAAAAAAGTCCCAATTAAGAATACCCAGCCAATAGAAAAGGATGATGGTAAAAAACCCGAAAAACTCCAATAAAGGAGCCATCCATTCATAAAAAAACCAGTACGGGTAGCTCAGCATCCCCAATCTTCCAAATTTTGGATTAAAGAACATATCCTTATGCTTGTAAAGCGTCTCGAGATTACCCCTTGCCCAGCGGTCTCTTTGGTTGATCAGTATTTTACCGTCCTCCGGCACTTCAGTCCAGCATAAAGGGTCCGGTATATATTCTACGGTATAGGGCAGTTTACGTTCGTGCATGTAACGCCTCATCTTAAAGACGATTTCCATGTCCTCACCCACCGTATTGGTATCGTAGCCGTTTACCGCAAGTGCTATTTCACGGTCAAAAAAGCCAAAAGCTCCGGAAATGATCAAAAGACTATCAATACGACCCCACGCCATTCTACCTAAAATAAAAGAGCGTGTATATTCCAAGAGTTGAAATCTCGCCAACCAATTACTCGGTAATCGGATTTCTTCTAGTTGCCCGCCTTGTATAACGCATGAATTGGCTACTCTAATGACACCCCCTACGGCAATGACCCGTTTCTCCGAACGTTGGTAAAAAGACTTCACCACGTGTAATAGGGCGTCTGGAAGCAATAGGCAGTCCACATCGATACAACCCACATATTGGTTCGTAGATAGGGACATCCCCGTATTTAAGGCGTCCGATTTCCCTCCATTTTCCTTATCGATAACGGTGAGCTTGGCAAAGGCCTTATGAGGTGATTTATAGATACCCCGTATGGGTTTCGATTTCCATTCGGGGTCAATCTCTTGCTCTATTTTAACAAGGTCGTATGCATCTATCATTTTCTGTAGGGTGTCGTCCTTACTACCATCATTAACCACCATTACCTCATAATTAACGTAACGCAACGACATTAATGAGCGTATATTTTCTACTATAGTCATCCCTTCATTGTACGCTGGCGCTATAATGGTAATGCTGGGCGCCAAAGGTGATGCCATGAGTTTGGACATGTCACCAAAACTATTCTTGTTCCTATAATGGATGGAATTTCTTGTGGATAGATAACCCATACCTGTGAACATGGTAAATAGCACGACCGTAAACACTAAAAAAACAATGTTTATGTACTCTAATACGATATCTAAAACACCACTAGCCATTTAGTTTGTTATAAAATTTTGTGGATACCGCACAGAGATGGTCAAAAAGCGTGCTTCCCGATTCTCTAGTAACATTTGTATTTTCTTTTTCAATAGGTATTGCTCCTGATTTCTCTAATTCAAAAGGAATATCCAAAAGCGATGTCTTTGTCTCCGTGGATAAGGTATTTCTGGAATCCAAAACGTTTTCATCCGCTATTACCGCGTCTATCGGAAGTGCTGAAATTTCATTGCTAACCTCCTCCAACAGTCTTTCATTCAAAAGTTTTAGGGTTATGGCAGCGTGCTTTCTAATTATTGGCGATTCATCTTCTAACAAAGAATGTAATAGCGGAATTTCTTTCTCATCCCCTACCGCTGCAACTTCGTTTAGCAGTACCAATTTTGACTCTACGTCCCTGTTCTGAAAAAGCTCATGGAAAATGCTATAGCCTGGTGCTATAGTGGTAATCTTAAAATAGTTTTCCGCACGGTTTTCGGTGAAGGAATTAATAAGTTCTTCAATTCGTTGCCTAACCGTAGCAGAACGTTCTTTTTCTAATAAAAGCTTTAAATAAGGTATTTCCCTATGGTCCCCTAGCTCAGCGATATCCTGTAACAAAATCATAGTTTCCAAAGGTTGCTTAGCTAAGAATTTAGGTTTGGGAATCGAGAGGTTGATGTCTTCTTGTACCTCGTTTTGAACTATCTCAGCGGCGTTCAACATCACTTCAATTTCCATCACCTCATTAGTAGCTTCAACGATGCTGTTTTCCTCAAAAGCCGTAGTCCAGTCGATAATCATTTCATTAGTACTGGACTCCGAATTCTCAATGATTACTTCTTCAAAAATCAAATCGAATTCCCTAACATCTACCCTTTCCGTTTTCTGCGGTAATTCCTTTGCTGGTGGTACATGATCCGAAACGAGACCTGATGCTATTACCACTTCATCAAAGTCTACTGTTATATTTTCTAGCTTCTCAATTTTGGTTATAGGTGTTACTTCCTGAGAAATCACCTCCATTTGAAGCGGGTCATCTTCATCATCCTTTGGCGCGGGTTGAACAATAGGCAGAAAATCTATATTTAGCTCTAGGAGGGACTCCCCCGGAGCAACTTCTTCATAGACTCCGGGAAGCTCATTAATTGTTGGTTGGATCTTCTCTTGATGTTGTTCGGATTTATTTTTCTGTTCCGCTGTAACTAGTGGTAAGAACGAGAGTTCTTCTGGATCAATTTCCATGGTCGGTGGTTTTGATTCGATTTCATTACTTTCTTGGGGAACTATTGTATCTTCTGACTGTTTTGGTAATTCATTTATCGCTTCAGGGTCTGGTGCGCCCGTATCCGCCACAAGTGGTTCTTCCATTACAGTTTCCTCCCACGCTGATGCTTCAGCAATATCCTTTGTGGGCAAAATAACCTCTGGACTAATCGTATTTATAGCCCTCACGGCCTTGTTCCGAACCGTAAAATCTTTATCTGTAATTTCAACCTGTTTCAGAAAATCTATCTCCTCTTTTGACCCCAGTTCGCCTAGAGCTTCAAGGATGGTCATTTTTACATCTGTCGTACATTTCCTGAAAACCATTTTTAACACCGGTATGGCATCGGTAATGTGAAAGGCGGTAATACATTGAATGGCCTCTCGTTTTATATGATTGTTTTTGTGCTTTACCAGTTCTATTAGAGAGGCATGCGAATCGTTCTGATTGTAATATTTGATGAGTCTTAAAGAAAAAAGAACCACATAATTATTTTTGGAAGTAAGCCAAAGCCTAAATGCAGGTGGAATAAAATTCTCTTTGTTTCGAACAACATCCATTAGCTTCAACTGTTGCCATTCAGAAATCTTGTACTTGGTATTATCCAGAAAATAAGATATACCGTCCTCCTTAAGGGAAACGGTAGCAATTTCTGCCTGTTTTCTAATGGTAGCTCTCTTGTCGTTAATGAATCTTGTAATTAATCCGTACGACTCTGTTACGTTCATTTGTGTTAGCTCATAAATTCCTTTAGAAACCAATTCCCATCGCCAGCTTTTAAGTTTTTTATAAGCGTCCTTATGAAGCTCTAAATCTTTATAGATATGAAAAAGTTCTTGTCTTGTGGTACCTGAGACATCTTTACGTAGGTCCATAACAATTTCCGTTAAAACCTTTCTATCAAAATCATCTTTAATGAGTTCCCGAATTTCAACCTTTAAGCCTATATAATTTATTTTCTCGATCTTGTCCCCTTTCTCATCATAGAATAGAAATTCACTGATGATGGGTGAAAGCTCCTTTTTCTTTTCCCGAACCAGTCTCGTTTCTTTAGAAATTTTATTCCTGAAAATAAAGACGGATATCAAGTAGACTAATGCCAACACCCCGAAGAACGCAGAAAGCCCCCATAATAAATCCGTTGGGATTTTAGGAGCTGTAAGCAGTGAATTAATAATATGTGTTTGGGGGATTTTCAGCAAATTATTGTGATTTGTTTAGCTCTCTGGCGAGTCGCACCATTAGTTCAGAGGGACTCACGGGTTTTGAAATAAAATCATTCGCCCCAAGTTCAAAGGCACTCAGCACATTCTCTTCATTACCTGCCGATGAGATGATAATAATCGGGGTTTTGGAGTCTAAATCCTTACGTACATAGTTTATAAGTTCTATTCCCGAAAAATAGGGCATCATGATGTCACTAACGATAATGTCCGGCATTTCGGTCTCTAAATATTCCTTTACCTGCTTACCATCAGAAGAATGGTGTACTTCATAACCGCTCTTTTTCAACCTAAAGTCAAGCAAGGAAGCCAAGAGTTCATCATCATCTGCCAATAAAACACGTTTCTTTACCATTATTCCTATTTAAGCTTGTTTAAAGCGGTATCTATTTGATTCTCAAAAGACGGGTAGCTGTTTAAAAAGTCTAGAAACAGCCTAGACGTTTCTTCTCCGTTCTTTGCCATAGAGCTTTTCTCCATAGCTACAATAATATCTCTTAGTTGCAGCGCTTTGAACATGGATAAACTTGCTTTGAGTTTATGTGCACATAATGAAATTTCTTTAAAGTCGCTCGTTCCAAGTCCTATTTTCGTTGCTCCTATAAATTCGTAGACATTTTGTTTAAAAAGTCTTACCAGTTCCCGGAGCATATCTATTTCTCCGAAACACTCCCCAAGGATATGTTGAAGGTCAAATGAATTTGCTGTGTCTTTTGAGATGGTTTCCTTTTTAAGCAAGTCCTTGCTTTCTGGCGTAAAGGATTTCTCCTTTCTGTTTTTGAGTACTTTTATGAGAAGTTCGTCCAAGGTATATGGTTTTAGTAAAAAATCGTTAATCCCGGCGCTTACGCAGCGCTCTTGGTCATGTACCGTAAAATCTGCGCTTAGCGCTATTATGGGAACATGTTCTAGATGCGTTTTTGATCGTATTTCTTCAGAAATCTCGAAACCGTCCCTATTCGGCATTTTCAAATCCATGAGGATAAGGTCTATGGCATCGGTTTCTAATATGGTCAATCCTTTTTCTGCATCTGCAGTGATATACACCTTACATCCCCATTTATGAAGTTGTTCTGTAATAAGGTGCTGGTTCATCAGATTATCTTCAAAAACTAAAATTTTAGCTCCTCTGAGCAGTGCTCTGCCTTTTTCAATATTTATGGTATTAACTTTCTTTGCAGGAATATTGATTGCTTTTCCCTTTTTGTAAGGAATGGTAAACGTGAAGGTTGTTCCTTCACCTTCAACACTAACAACGGAGATTTCCCCATTTTGCTTTTCTATCAATTCTTTTACGATACTTAGTCCAAGCCCCGTTCCTCCATAGGTATTGAAAGTATCTTTCTGGGCTTGTTTGAAGCTTTCAAAAATCGTTTTCAGTTTTTCCTGCGGAATGCCAATTCCTGTGTCCGTGACTTTAAATTCCAATACGTAGTCGTCCTGTGCTTTACGTTGTATACCCACGGCTAATTCGATATGACCTTTATCCACGAATTTTATAGCGTTTCCTAAAAGGTTCAGCAGCACTTGGGACAATTTTGAGGGATCCCCGATTATGGTTTTAGGTATCTTTGAGTCTATAGAAACCCTTAAATCCACTCTTTTATCGAGGATTAAGGTCTGACATAGAAAGATGACATCGTTCACTAGACCACGAAAATTAAAGTCTATAATATCCAAGCCATCTACTCCCGAAGTAATTTTGGAGTATTCCAATACCTCGTTAATAATATCGCGCAGATTATAAGAAGCATTTTGGATAGCGTCCACTTTTTTAAGTTGACTAGGATTAAGTTTCTCGTCTCGAAGCAAATTGGCAAAACCAATGATTCCGTTTAACGGCGTTCGTATCTCGTGACTAATATGGGCAATGAGTTTGCTGTCGTTTGCATCCTTCTTAATAACATCCTCGGAATTCTTTTTCGTCTTTTCAGAAGTTACGACTTCATTGGGATTTAGAATACGTTTCTCTAAACGATTTCTAAATGTATTGAAAGACGTTTTCAACAAAGCTGCTTCCTCGGTAGTCAACTCCTCAAAGGAAAAATCATTTAGGGATGATTCCAATTGGGCCAATTGACTCAGTAAGTCTTTTGTTTTCAAAATTGACATAGGTTAAGATTCCTTTTGGGGTAAATAATATAGTTTCATACAATCTTAAAAATCCTGCTTTTCGCTACTGCTGACAATTAAATGTTCCCTACACTTCCTTTTTTGTTGTGAATAGGCTTTATTTGTAGGTCTAAAAAAATAAACGATGAAAGGATTAAGCTACATACTCTGTGTTTTATTACTGTTTTCTTGTGCGAACGAGGAGAAAAAGGAAGTGGAATCGACTGAAGATATTGCAAAACGAATCCATGAAAAAGTAATAACGATTGATACCCACAATGACATCAATGTCAAGAATTTTACGGATAGTATCAACTACACCCAACGTTTGAATACGCAGATTAATCTTCCGAAAATGGAGGAAGGTGGATTGGATGTTTCTTGGCTCATCGTTTACACGGGACAGGATACACTTACCAAAGAAGGTTATACCAAGGCAAAGGAAAATGCCATGGCCAAGTTTGATGCCATCCATAGGCTTTGTGAAGAAATTGCGCCCGAAGAAATTGAACTTGCCTTGACTTCTGA
This genomic window from Maribacter sp. MJ134 contains:
- a CDS encoding ATP-binding protein, with product MKTKDLLSQLAQLESSLNDFSFEELTTEEAALLKTSFNTFRNRLEKRILNPNEVVTSEKTKKNSEDVIKKDANDSKLIAHISHEIRTPLNGIIGFANLLRDEKLNPSQLKKVDAIQNASYNLRDIINEVLEYSKITSGVDGLDIIDFNFRGLVNDVIFLCQTLILDKRVDLRVSIDSKIPKTIIGDPSKLSQVLLNLLGNAIKFVDKGHIELAVGIQRKAQDDYVLEFKVTDTGIGIPQEKLKTIFESFKQAQKDTFNTYGGTGLGLSIVKELIEKQNGEISVVSVEGEGTTFTFTIPYKKGKAINIPAKKVNTINIEKGRALLRGAKILVFEDNLMNQHLITEQLHKWGCKVYITADAEKGLTILETDAIDLILMDLKMPNRDGFEISEEIRSKTHLEHVPIIALSADFTVHDQERCVSAGINDFLLKPYTLDELLIKVLKNRKEKSFTPESKDLLKKETISKDTANSFDLQHILGECFGEIDMLRELVRLFKQNVYEFIGATKIGLGTSDFKEISLCAHKLKASLSMFKALQLRDIIVAMEKSSMAKNGEETSRLFLDFLNSYPSFENQIDTALNKLK
- a CDS encoding response regulator transcription factor, translated to MVKKRVLLADDDELLASLLDFRLKKSGYEVHHSSDGKQVKEYLETEMPDIIVSDIMMPYFSGIELINYVRKDLDSKTPIIIISSAGNEENVLSAFELGANDFISKPVSPSELMVRLARELNKSQ